A single window of Actinoallomurus bryophytorum DNA harbors:
- a CDS encoding GNAT family N-acetyltransferase: MLIFLETDRLTLRRFTEADEDNLVELDGDPEVMRFLSGGRPTPREEVRSRILPALFRQYGQGPDFGFWAAEEKSTGRFLGWFHFRPYKNGPRDGDIELGYRLRRSAWGRGYATEGSRALIHKGFTDLGVERVVAETMTANTASRRVLEKAGLTLVRTFHREGLDAVEGSEHGVVEYALIKADWKPELEEL, encoded by the coding sequence ATGTTGATCTTCCTGGAGACCGACCGCCTGACCCTTCGCCGCTTCACCGAGGCCGACGAGGACAACCTGGTCGAGCTCGACGGTGATCCTGAGGTCATGCGCTTCCTCAGCGGCGGCAGGCCGACTCCGCGCGAGGAGGTCCGTAGCCGGATCCTGCCGGCGCTCTTCCGCCAGTACGGGCAAGGCCCGGACTTCGGCTTCTGGGCGGCGGAGGAGAAGTCCACCGGGCGGTTCCTAGGCTGGTTCCACTTCCGGCCGTACAAGAACGGGCCACGTGACGGCGACATCGAACTCGGCTATCGGTTGCGCAGATCGGCGTGGGGCAGGGGCTACGCGACCGAGGGGTCGCGTGCACTGATCCACAAAGGTTTCACCGACCTGGGCGTGGAACGCGTGGTCGCCGAGACGATGACGGCCAACACCGCCTCGCGGCGCGTGCTGGAGAAGGCCGGCCTGACCCTCGTACGCACCTTCCACCGCGAAGGGCTGGACGCCGTCGAAGGCTCCGAGCACGGCGTGGTCGAGTACGCATTGATCAAAGCCGATTGGAAGCCTGAGCTCGAGGAGCTCTGA